One Candidatus Nitrososphaera evergladensis SR1 genomic window, ATACAAAAGCACTATGTGATATTAAAGAGGAATGCACAAGGGACGCTAATCGCCTTTTCGACTCGTCTTATGGTCAAAACCTCTTTGTAATTCGTAGGTAATGATGATGCGCGTGGTTTGTACGATTTCTCTTTACCGCCTTAGAGGCTGGGCAAAAGACAATTGGTAACCGTTAGGTTCTCTAATGTGAAAGAATCTTTCGCCCCAAGGCGCGTCGACAGGCTCCGTCTCAAATATCGCGTGATTTGATAAAAATTCGTCCTTCCTCATATGCTCGTAGAGGTCATCAACGTTCTCTGTATGGAGTATTATTCTTCCAAAATCGCTTCTGCTTCCTTGCTTCCCTCCTCTTTCTTTTTCTCGTTCTGTGCCTGTTGTTGTTTTCATCGCCTTTTCCAAATTTTCATCATGATCAAGGCTTTGCTGCTGGTCAACGACCGTGTAGTGATGATGATGTTTGTTGTTATCCAGCTTGACGGTCTTTCTACCTGCCCTCTCTGCCAACTCTAAATTGAGGTACGCCTTCCTCTCTCCTTCGCCTACCTCAAATGTTGAAAAGGCGTCGCTAGGGGCACCTCCATAGACAATTCTAAAGCCTGGTATTTTCGAATAAAACTGGCACGAACTTTCCATCTTGTCTACTTTGAGCGTAATGGCAGAAATACGGTAAACTCTCATACTATCGTCATCATCGCCTTCTTCTGTCTCTTGTCTCTCGAGAGAATTTCTCTTTGCACCAAGTCTTTTATTGCATGAATTGCTATTTCTCTTTGTCTGGGCCAGATAGGCTAAAACGCCAGCCAATGGCAGATGCCACTCCTCAACCAACACCGAGCTTTGATCCGATTAATCCGGAAGCAGGAGAATTCTCTCTCTTTTTTTTCTATATGAGCATATAATATGATGAGTAAGACCCACCGGATCCTAGTTTCGACCGTGTCCCACTTGTGTGCCTGCTACAGCGGTGGAACAGTTTGCTCGCAGCGATGATTAATAGGCATAAGCTCCATCAGCGGGCCTGCATTGATTGCACAATGTTACCTCTTTATTGTCTTCTGTTTTTATCGTCCTGACCTCGACATTTGACATGCCGCATTTTTCGCATTTTCCTATCATTATGTCCTGTCTACAAATATCTGTTGCACAAGTAATAAGGCTTGGCTATCATCATTATCATCATTATCAAAAACGTTAACGGAAACCCTCTCTGCTCTGCTGACTTTTCTGTATAAGATAAGAATAGAAATGAATTAGTAGACCAATTCTATGAAAATCACTTCCTTAATGTATTTCTGGCAAGCCGTAGCCCGTTTGAAAGAAATGAAGGATACGACCGTTTACACACTCGCAACTATTGGGGTAATAGCGGCGCTTTCTTATGCCATTGCTGTCGTTCCCGTACAAGCACAGATGCCGGGACCTCATTACCGTCCATATGCACCGTACGTTCCGCCAGCAAACAACACGGTGGCCGTACCGCCGGTTAACAACACTATTCTAGAGCCACCCATATGCGCTAATCTGCTTTGAAATCTTTTTTTAATCTGGCAAATTCAGTCATGCTTGACATCTGGATATCCTTGCTTCTGGTAATCAATCTAGAGAATGTTGGCCTGGAATCTTTTCCAAGCCGGATAACCTCTTTGCCCCTTCTCAAGATTGACAGCGTTACACCGTCGTCAGAAAGTTTGGAGGCAAACTCCGAGGCAGTCCTTAGCTTGTCAAACAGTCCTGTTTCGTCTTCTGGAACCTTGAAAATAGTTGGCTGTAAAAGGTCGACTGCAATTCTGCCATTGTTAGCAGTTACTTTCACTGCGGGTTCATCCGCAAAATCGATTGTAATTGCACCGGATTTTGCGGTCTTGAGCATTTTGCTTACTGAAGTGGCTATCATGTCTCCATCGTCGATGTGCAAATGCTTTTTGCTACCTGGCATGGCTTTCTCTCTATTTGATTGCTAGGCGGTCGAAGAGGCTGCTAGCGACCTTTGTCTGCTGTCTCCTCCCTCCATTACAGCGTCATGGGCCTCTGCAGTAATTACCACTTTGCCGTTAATCGTCCACTGGGCATTCCCCAGATCCTGACCATTTGGCCCCTGTGCCCGAGGCATGTCGACAGTGAGGTTGTCAAACGTATATGTTATTGAAGTTTCTTTACCTGTGAGCCTGTCAACAAGTTGTCCGATTACTTCAGCCCATTGGGATGACATTTCCTGCATTTTGATGGCATTCCTTTCATCTCTTTCTCTTATTTCTTGGCCGCTGCTATTGTTGCTGCTGCTACTACTCATAGGAATGAGTACATAAGCGAATTTGAATTAAAACAGTTTATTTCCGTGTCTCTTCTGTCTGCCTTTCTTTTTTATGCTGGACCCGAAAACTACAATCACTTGGACCTCTTCTGGCTCATCTGTGCGTCCGGTCATATGATAAAAACTTCTCAGGTTCTTGATTACCTGTAAAAGACACCTAATGATCTTGCAACCTCAAGTATCAGAAAAAGAGGCAAGAGCAAAGAAGAAGAGAACAAGAAGAAGAGCATATCACAGGCCAAAGAGCATATGTTGTATTTCAAAGAGATCTTTTTCGCAATCCACAAGAAAAAATGCAGAGGATGCCGCTTTAATATTTTCCATGTGTACTTTTTACTTCTGGCATGTCAATATCGACTTCTTCCCGGCCAATGGGCGTGACTATACTTGCTATCCTGAATGTCATTGGTGGCATTGTTATGCTTCTTGTTGGGTTGGGCGTAGCGGTACTTGGCGTAGCGCTCATCTTCTTGGCTCCAGTTGGAATATTCTTCGGAGGCATTTTTGCAATACTTGGAATTGTTTCCTTTGTCGTTGCAGGAGGGCTGCTCCAAGGGAGCGGATGGGCATGGACAGCGACCCTTATCCTATCAATTATCAGCATAGTGATAGGAGTCGCGTCTCTGGCCGCGGGAAATGCTAGCAGCATAATCAGCGTGATAATATCTGCAGCAATCATCTACTATCTCTATAGGCCATACGTCATGGCATACTTTGGCAAGTCCACCAAACGCATAGCCTAGTGCAGTGTGTTGTCACGTAGGGCCTTCTGCTG contains:
- a CDS encoding VOC family protein; amino-acid sequence: MVEEWHLPLAGVLAYLAQTKRNSNSCNKRLGAKRNSLERQETEEGDDDDSMRVYRISAITLKVDKMESSCQFYSKIPGFRIVYGGAPSDAFSTFEVGEGERKAYLNLELAERAGRKTVKLDNNKHHHHYTVVDQQQSLDHDENLEKAMKTTTGTEREKERGGKQGSRSDFGRIILHTENVDDLYEHMRKDEFLSNHAIFETEPVDAPWGERFFHIREPNGYQLSFAQPLRR